One window of Dysidea avara chromosome 11, odDysAvar1.4, whole genome shotgun sequence genomic DNA carries:
- the LOC136238458 gene encoding MARCO-like protein isoform X16 produces MGTDGPAKGFVRRFENVSKLWRLYFDNDQSTVVNGSQQGTVVNGSQEGTVVNGSQEGTGMLDGDTSQLRTDFSPLVVNGSQQGTVVNGSQQGTVVNGSQQGTVCVNGSQQGTVVNGSQQGTVVNGSQQGTVVNRSQQGTVVNRSQQGTVVNRSQQGTVVNGSQQGTVVNGSQEGTVVNGSQEGTVGSRSRQGTVVNGSQQGTIVNGSQQGTIVSGSQQGTARKKRKRRCGTCAGCNCGRCKSCLKPTLKQTCVKRLCLSMK; encoded by the exons ATGGGAACCGATGGACCCGCAAAAGGTTTTGTAAGAAGGTTTGAAAATGTTTCAAAGCTCTGGAGGCTCTACTTTG ATAATGATCAgagtacag ttgtgaacggaagtcagcagggtacag ttgtgaacggaagtcaagagggtacag ttgtgaacggaagtcaagagggtacaggtatgttagatggtgatactagtcagttaagaacagatttttccccactagttgtgaacggaagccagcagggtacag ttgtgaacggaagccagcagggtacag ttgtgaacggaagccagcagggtacag TGTGTGTGAAtggaagtcagcagggtacag ttgtgaacggaagtcagcagggtacag ttgtgaacggaagtcagcagggtacag ttgtgaacagaagtcagcagggtacag ttgtgaacagaagtcagcagggtacag ttgtgaacagaagtcagcagggtacag ttgtgaacggaagccagcagggtacag ttgtgaacggaagtcaagagggtacag ttgtgaatggAAGTCaggagggtacag TCGGTAGCAGAAGTcggcagggtacag TTGTGAATGGAAGTCAGCAGGGCACAA ttgtgaacggaagtcagcagGGCACAA TTGTGAgcggaagtcagcagggtacag caagaaaaaaaagaaaacgcCGCTGCGGAACCTGTGCTGGCTGCAACTGTGGACGCTGCAAATCCTGCTTAAAACCCACACTTAAGCAAACATGTGTTAAAAGACTATGTCTTTCTATGAAATAA
- the LOC136238458 gene encoding MARCO-like protein isoform X36, translating to MGTDGPAKGFVRRFENVSKLWRLYFDNDQSTVVNGSQQGTVVNGSQEGTVVNGSQEGTVVNGSQQGTVVNGSQQGTVVNGSQQGTVVNGSQQGTVVNGSQEGTVVNGSQQGTVVNRSQQGTVVNRSQQGTVVNRSQQGTVVNGSQQGTVVNGSQEGTVVNGSQEGTVGSRSRQGTVVNGSQQGTIVNGSQQGTIVSGSQQGTARKKRKRRCGTCAGCNCGRCKSCLKPTLKQTCVKRLCLSMK from the exons ATGGGAACCGATGGACCCGCAAAAGGTTTTGTAAGAAGGTTTGAAAATGTTTCAAAGCTCTGGAGGCTCTACTTTG ATAATGATCAgagtacag ttgtgaacggaagtcagcagggtacag ttgtgaacggaagtcaagagggtacag ttgtgaacggaagtcaagagggtacag ttgtgaacggaagccagcagggtacag ttgtgaacggaagccagcagggtacag ttgtgaacggaagtcagcagggtacag ttgtgaacggaagccagcagggtacag ttgtgaacggaagtcaagagggtacag ttgtgaacggaagtcagcagggtacag ttgtgaacagaagtcagcagggtacag ttgtgaacagaagtcagcagggtacag ttgtgaacagaagtcagcagggtacag ttgtgaacggaagccagcagggtacag ttgtgaacggaagtcaagagggtacag ttgtgaatggAAGTCaggagggtacag TCGGTAGCAGAAGTcggcagggtacag TTGTGAATGGAAGTCAGCAGGGCACAA ttgtgaacggaagtcagcagGGCACAA TTGTGAgcggaagtcagcagggtacag caagaaaaaaaagaaaacgcCGCTGCGGAACCTGTGCTGGCTGCAACTGTGGACGCTGCAAATCCTGCTTAAAACCCACACTTAAGCAAACATGTGTTAAAAGACTATGTCTTTCTATGAAATAA
- the LOC136238458 gene encoding MARCO-like protein isoform X40: MGTDGPAKGFVRRFENVSKLWRLYFDNDQSTVVNGSQQGTVVNGSQEGTVVNGSQEGTGMLDGDTSQLRTDFSPLVVNGSQQGTVVNGSQQGTVVNGSQQGTVVNGSQQGTVVNRSQQGTVVNRSQQGTVVNRSQQGTVVNGSQQGTVVNGSQEGTVVNGSQEGTVGSRSRQGTVVNGSQQGTIVNGSQQGTIVSGSQQGTARKKRKRRCGTCAGCNCGRCKSCLKPTLKQTCVKRLCLSMK; this comes from the exons ATGGGAACCGATGGACCCGCAAAAGGTTTTGTAAGAAGGTTTGAAAATGTTTCAAAGCTCTGGAGGCTCTACTTTG ATAATGATCAgagtacag ttgtgaacggaagtcagcagggtacag ttgtgaacggaagtcaagagggtacag ttgtgaacggaagtcaagagggtacaggtatgttagatggtgatactagtcagttaagaacagatttttccccactagttgtgaacggaagccagcagggtacag ttgtgaacggaagccagcagggtacag ttgtgaacggaagccagcagggtacag ttgtgaacggaagtcagcagggtacag ttgtgaacagaagtcagcagggtacag ttgtgaacagaagtcagcagggtacag ttgtgaacagaagtcagcagggtacag ttgtgaacggaagccagcagggtacag ttgtgaacggaagtcaagagggtacag ttgtgaatggAAGTCaggagggtacag TCGGTAGCAGAAGTcggcagggtacag TTGTGAATGGAAGTCAGCAGGGCACAA ttgtgaacggaagtcagcagGGCACAA TTGTGAgcggaagtcagcagggtacag caagaaaaaaaagaaaacgcCGCTGCGGAACCTGTGCTGGCTGCAACTGTGGACGCTGCAAATCCTGCTTAAAACCCACACTTAAGCAAACATGTGTTAAAAGACTATGTCTTTCTATGAAATAA
- the LOC136238458 gene encoding MARCO-like protein isoform X37 — MGTDGPAKGFVRRFENVSKLWRLYFDNDQSTVVNGSQQGTVVNGSQEGTVVNGSQEGTGMLDGDTSQLRTDFSPLVVNGSQQGTVVNGSQQGTVCVNGSQQGTVVNGSQQGTVVNRSQQGTVVNRSQQGTVVNRSQQGTVVNGSQQGTVVNGSQEGTVVNGSQEGTVGSRSRQGTVVNGSQQGTIVNGSQQGTIVSGSQQGTARKKRKRRCGTCAGCNCGRCKSCLKPTLKQTCVKRLCLSMK, encoded by the exons ATGGGAACCGATGGACCCGCAAAAGGTTTTGTAAGAAGGTTTGAAAATGTTTCAAAGCTCTGGAGGCTCTACTTTG ATAATGATCAgagtacag ttgtgaacggaagtcagcagggtacag ttgtgaacggaagtcaagagggtacag ttgtgaacggaagtcaagagggtacaggtatgttagatggtgatactagtcagttaagaacagatttttccccactagttgtgaacggaagccagcagggtacag ttgtgaacggaagccagcagggtacag TGTGTGTGAAtggaagtcagcagggtacag ttgtgaacggaagtcagcagggtacag ttgtgaacagaagtcagcagggtacag ttgtgaacagaagtcagcagggtacag ttgtgaacagaagtcagcagggtacag ttgtgaacggaagccagcagggtacag ttgtgaacggaagtcaagagggtacag ttgtgaatggAAGTCaggagggtacag TCGGTAGCAGAAGTcggcagggtacag TTGTGAATGGAAGTCAGCAGGGCACAA ttgtgaacggaagtcagcagGGCACAA TTGTGAgcggaagtcagcagggtacag caagaaaaaaaagaaaacgcCGCTGCGGAACCTGTGCTGGCTGCAACTGTGGACGCTGCAAATCCTGCTTAAAACCCACACTTAAGCAAACATGTGTTAAAAGACTATGTCTTTCTATGAAATAA
- the LOC136238458 gene encoding MARCO-like protein isoform X35 yields MGTDGPAKGFVRRFENVSKLWRLYFDNDQSTVVNGSQQGTVVNGSQEGTVVNGSQQGTVVNGSQQGTVCVNGSQQGTVVNGSQQGTVVNGSQQGTVVNGSQEGTVVNGSQQGTVVNRSQQGTVVNRSQQGTVVNRSQQGTVVNGSQQGTVVNGSQEGTVVNGSQEGTVGSRSRQGTVVNGSQQGTIVNGSQQGTIVSGSQQGTARKKRKRRCGTCAGCNCGRCKSCLKPTLKQTCVKRLCLSMK; encoded by the exons ATGGGAACCGATGGACCCGCAAAAGGTTTTGTAAGAAGGTTTGAAAATGTTTCAAAGCTCTGGAGGCTCTACTTTG ATAATGATCAgagtacag ttgtgaacggaagtcagcagggtacag ttgtgaacggaagtcaagagggtacag ttgtgaacggaagccagcagggtacag ttgtgaacggaagccagcagggtacag TGTGTGTGAAtggaagtcagcagggtacag ttgtgaacggaagtcagcagggtacag ttgtgaacggaagccagcagggtacag ttgtgaacggaagtcaagagggtacag ttgtgaacggaagtcagcagggtacag ttgtgaacagaagtcagcagggtacag ttgtgaacagaagtcagcagggtacag ttgtgaacagaagtcagcagggtacag ttgtgaacggaagccagcagggtacag ttgtgaacggaagtcaagagggtacag ttgtgaatggAAGTCaggagggtacag TCGGTAGCAGAAGTcggcagggtacag TTGTGAATGGAAGTCAGCAGGGCACAA ttgtgaacggaagtcagcagGGCACAA TTGTGAgcggaagtcagcagggtacag caagaaaaaaaagaaaacgcCGCTGCGGAACCTGTGCTGGCTGCAACTGTGGACGCTGCAAATCCTGCTTAAAACCCACACTTAAGCAAACATGTGTTAAAAGACTATGTCTTTCTATGAAATAA
- the LOC136238458 gene encoding MARCO-like protein isoform X25 → MGTDGPAKGFVRRFENVSKLWRLYFVVNGSQQGTVVNGSQEGTVVNGSQEVVNGSQQGTVVNGSQQGTVVNGSQQGTVCVNGSQQGTVVNGSQQGTVVNGSQQGTVVNGSQEGTVVNGSQQGTVVNRSQQGTVVNRSQQGTVVNRSQQGTVVNGSQQGTVVNGSQEGTVVNGSQEGTVGSRSRQGTVVNGSQQGTIVNGSQQGTIVSGSQQGTARKKRKRRCGTCAGCNCGRCKSCLKPTLKQTCVKRLCLSMK, encoded by the exons ATGGGAACCGATGGACCCGCAAAAGGTTTTGTAAGAAGGTTTGAAAATGTTTCAAAGCTCTGGAGGCTCTACTTTG ttgtgaacggaagtcagcagggtacag ttgtgaacggaagtcaagagggtacag ttgtgaacggaagtcaagagg ttgtgaacggaagccagcagggtacag ttgtgaacggaagccagcagggtacag ttgtgaacggaagccagcagggtacag TGTGTGTGAAtggaagtcagcagggtacag ttgtgaacggaagtcagcagggtacag ttgtgaacggaagccagcagggtacag ttgtgaacggaagtcaagagggtacag ttgtgaacggaagtcagcagggtacag ttgtgaacagaagtcagcagggtacag ttgtgaacagaagtcagcagggtacag ttgtgaacagaagtcagcagggtacag ttgtgaacggaagccagcagggtacag ttgtgaacggaagtcaagagggtacag ttgtgaatggAAGTCaggagggtacag TCGGTAGCAGAAGTcggcagggtacag TTGTGAATGGAAGTCAGCAGGGCACAA ttgtgaacggaagtcagcagGGCACAA TTGTGAgcggaagtcagcagggtacag caagaaaaaaaagaaaacgcCGCTGCGGAACCTGTGCTGGCTGCAACTGTGGACGCTGCAAATCCTGCTTAAAACCCACACTTAAGCAAACATGTGTTAAAAGACTATGTCTTTCTATGAAATAA
- the LOC136238458 gene encoding MARCO-like protein isoform X24, which produces MGTDGPAKGFVRRFENVSKLWRLYFVVNGSQQGTVVNGSQEGTVVNGSQEGTVVNGSQQGTVVNGSQQGTVVNGSQQGTVCVNGSQQGTVVNGSQQGTVVNGSQQGTVVNGSQEGTVVNGSQQGTVVNRSQQGTVVNRSQQGTVVNRSQQGTVVNGSQQGTVVNGSQEGTVVNGSQEGTVGSRSRQGTVVNGSQQGTIVNGSQQGTIVSGSQQGTARKKRKRRCGTCAGCNCGRCKSCLKPTLKQTCVKRLCLSMK; this is translated from the exons ATGGGAACCGATGGACCCGCAAAAGGTTTTGTAAGAAGGTTTGAAAATGTTTCAAAGCTCTGGAGGCTCTACTTTG ttgtgaacggaagtcagcagggtacag ttgtgaacggaagtcaagagggtacag ttgtgaacggaagtcaagagggtacag ttgtgaacggaagccagcagggtacag ttgtgaacggaagccagcagggtacag ttgtgaacggaagccagcagggtacag TGTGTGTGAAtggaagtcagcagggtacag ttgtgaacggaagtcagcagggtacag ttgtgaacggaagccagcagggtacag ttgtgaacggaagtcaagagggtacag ttgtgaacggaagtcagcagggtacag ttgtgaacagaagtcagcagggtacag ttgtgaacagaagtcagcagggtacag ttgtgaacagaagtcagcagggtacag ttgtgaacggaagccagcagggtacag ttgtgaacggaagtcaagagggtacag ttgtgaatggAAGTCaggagggtacag TCGGTAGCAGAAGTcggcagggtacag TTGTGAATGGAAGTCAGCAGGGCACAA ttgtgaacggaagtcagcagGGCACAA TTGTGAgcggaagtcagcagggtacag caagaaaaaaaagaaaacgcCGCTGCGGAACCTGTGCTGGCTGCAACTGTGGACGCTGCAAATCCTGCTTAAAACCCACACTTAAGCAAACATGTGTTAAAAGACTATGTCTTTCTATGAAATAA
- the LOC136238458 gene encoding MARCO-like protein isoform X1, which translates to MGTDGPAKGFVRRFENVSKLWRLYFDNDQSTVVNGSQQGTVVNGSQEGTVVNGSQEGTGMLDGDTSQLRTDFSPLVVNGSQQGTVVNGSQQGTVVNGSQQGTVCVNGSQQGTVVNGSQQGTVVNGSQQGTVVNGSQEGTVVNGSQQGTVVNRSQQGTVVNRSQQGTVVNRSQQGTVVNGSQQGTVVNGSQEGTVVNGSQEGTVGSRSRQGTVVNGSQQGTIVNGSQQGTIVSGSQQGTARKKRKRRCGTCAGCNCGRCKSCLKPTLKQTCVKRLCLSMK; encoded by the exons ATGGGAACCGATGGACCCGCAAAAGGTTTTGTAAGAAGGTTTGAAAATGTTTCAAAGCTCTGGAGGCTCTACTTTG ATAATGATCAgagtacag ttgtgaacggaagtcagcagggtacag ttgtgaacggaagtcaagagggtacag ttgtgaacggaagtcaagagggtacaggtatgttagatggtgatactagtcagttaagaacagatttttccccactagttgtgaacggaagccagcagggtacag ttgtgaacggaagccagcagggtacag ttgtgaacggaagccagcagggtacag TGTGTGTGAAtggaagtcagcagggtacag ttgtgaacggaagtcagcagggtacag ttgtgaacggaagccagcagggtacag ttgtgaacggaagtcaagagggtacag ttgtgaacggaagtcagcagggtacag ttgtgaacagaagtcagcagggtacag ttgtgaacagaagtcagcagggtacag ttgtgaacagaagtcagcagggtacag ttgtgaacggaagccagcagggtacag ttgtgaacggaagtcaagagggtacag ttgtgaatggAAGTCaggagggtacag TCGGTAGCAGAAGTcggcagggtacag TTGTGAATGGAAGTCAGCAGGGCACAA ttgtgaacggaagtcagcagGGCACAA TTGTGAgcggaagtcagcagggtacag caagaaaaaaaagaaaacgcCGCTGCGGAACCTGTGCTGGCTGCAACTGTGGACGCTGCAAATCCTGCTTAAAACCCACACTTAAGCAAACATGTGTTAAAAGACTATGTCTTTCTATGAAATAA
- the LOC136238458 gene encoding MARCO-like protein isoform X13, whose protein sequence is MGTDGPAKGFVRRFENVSKLWRLYFDNDQSTVVNGSQQGTVVNGSQEGTVVNGSQEGTVVNGSQQGTVVNGSQQGTVVNGSQQGTVCVNGSQQGTVVNGSQQGTVVNGSQQGTVVNGSQEGTVVNGSQQGTVVNRSQQGTVVNRSQQGTVVNRSQQGTVVNGSQQGTVVNGSQEGTVVNGSQEGTVGSRSRQGTVVNGSQQGTIVNGSQQGTIVSGSQQGTARKKRKRRCGTCAGCNCGRCKSCLKPTLKQTCVKRLCLSMK, encoded by the exons ATGGGAACCGATGGACCCGCAAAAGGTTTTGTAAGAAGGTTTGAAAATGTTTCAAAGCTCTGGAGGCTCTACTTTG ATAATGATCAgagtacag ttgtgaacggaagtcagcagggtacag ttgtgaacggaagtcaagagggtacag ttgtgaacggaagtcaagagggtacag ttgtgaacggaagccagcagggtacag ttgtgaacggaagccagcagggtacag ttgtgaacggaagccagcagggtacag TGTGTGTGAAtggaagtcagcagggtacag ttgtgaacggaagtcagcagggtacag ttgtgaacggaagccagcagggtacag ttgtgaacggaagtcaagagggtacag ttgtgaacggaagtcagcagggtacag ttgtgaacagaagtcagcagggtacag ttgtgaacagaagtcagcagggtacag ttgtgaacagaagtcagcagggtacag ttgtgaacggaagccagcagggtacag ttgtgaacggaagtcaagagggtacag ttgtgaatggAAGTCaggagggtacag TCGGTAGCAGAAGTcggcagggtacag TTGTGAATGGAAGTCAGCAGGGCACAA ttgtgaacggaagtcagcagGGCACAA TTGTGAgcggaagtcagcagggtacag caagaaaaaaaagaaaacgcCGCTGCGGAACCTGTGCTGGCTGCAACTGTGGACGCTGCAAATCCTGCTTAAAACCCACACTTAAGCAAACATGTGTTAAAAGACTATGTCTTTCTATGAAATAA
- the LOC136238458 gene encoding MARCO-like protein isoform X45, with translation MGTDGPAKGFVRRFENVSKLWRLYFDNDQSTVVNGSQQGTVVNGSQEGTVVNGSQEGTVVNGSQQGTVVNGSQQGTVVNGSQEGTVVNGSQQGTVVNRSQQGTVVNRSQQGTVVNRSQQGTVVNGSQQGTVVNGSQEGTVVNGSQEGTVGSRSRQGTVVNGSQQGTIVNGSQQGTIVSGSQQGTARKKRKRRCGTCAGCNCGRCKSCLKPTLKQTCVKRLCLSMK, from the exons ATGGGAACCGATGGACCCGCAAAAGGTTTTGTAAGAAGGTTTGAAAATGTTTCAAAGCTCTGGAGGCTCTACTTTG ATAATGATCAgagtacag ttgtgaacggaagtcagcagggtacag ttgtgaacggaagtcaagagggtacag ttgtgaacggaagtcaagagggtacag ttgtgaacggaagccagcagggtacag ttgtgaacggaagccagcagggtacag ttgtgaacggaagtcaagagggtacag ttgtgaacggaagtcagcagggtacag ttgtgaacagaagtcagcagggtacag ttgtgaacagaagtcagcagggtacag ttgtgaacagaagtcagcagggtacag ttgtgaacggaagccagcagggtacag ttgtgaacggaagtcaagagggtacag ttgtgaatggAAGTCaggagggtacag TCGGTAGCAGAAGTcggcagggtacag TTGTGAATGGAAGTCAGCAGGGCACAA ttgtgaacggaagtcagcagGGCACAA TTGTGAgcggaagtcagcagggtacag caagaaaaaaaagaaaacgcCGCTGCGGAACCTGTGCTGGCTGCAACTGTGGACGCTGCAAATCCTGCTTAAAACCCACACTTAAGCAAACATGTGTTAAAAGACTATGTCTTTCTATGAAATAA
- the LOC136238458 gene encoding MARCO-like protein isoform X26: MGTDGPAKGFVRRFENVSKLWRLYFDNDQSTVVNGSQQGTVVNGSQEGTVVNGSQQGTVVNGSQQGTVVNGSQQGTVCVNGSQQGTVVNGSQQGTVVNGSQQGTVVNGSQEGTVVNGSQQGTVVNRSQQGTVVNRSQQGTVVNRSQQGTVVNGSQQGTVVNGSQEGTVVNGSQEGTVGSRSRQGTVVNGSQQGTIVNGSQQGTIVSGSQQGTARKKRKRRCGTCAGCNCGRCKSCLKPTLKQTCVKRLCLSMK; encoded by the exons ATGGGAACCGATGGACCCGCAAAAGGTTTTGTAAGAAGGTTTGAAAATGTTTCAAAGCTCTGGAGGCTCTACTTTG ATAATGATCAgagtacag ttgtgaacggaagtcagcagggtacag ttgtgaacggaagtcaagagggtacag ttgtgaacggaagccagcagggtacag ttgtgaacggaagccagcagggtacag ttgtgaacggaagccagcagggtacag TGTGTGTGAAtggaagtcagcagggtacag ttgtgaacggaagtcagcagggtacag ttgtgaacggaagccagcagggtacag ttgtgaacggaagtcaagagggtacag ttgtgaacggaagtcagcagggtacag ttgtgaacagaagtcagcagggtacag ttgtgaacagaagtcagcagggtacag ttgtgaacagaagtcagcagggtacag ttgtgaacggaagccagcagggtacag ttgtgaacggaagtcaagagggtacag ttgtgaatggAAGTCaggagggtacag TCGGTAGCAGAAGTcggcagggtacag TTGTGAATGGAAGTCAGCAGGGCACAA ttgtgaacggaagtcagcagGGCACAA TTGTGAgcggaagtcagcagggtacag caagaaaaaaaagaaaacgcCGCTGCGGAACCTGTGCTGGCTGCAACTGTGGACGCTGCAAATCCTGCTTAAAACCCACACTTAAGCAAACATGTGTTAAAAGACTATGTCTTTCTATGAAATAA
- the LOC136238458 gene encoding MARCO-like protein isoform X23 yields MAGEALDIQPQMLIEATIEDNDQSTVVNGSQQGTVVNGSQEGTVVNGSQEGTVVNGSQQGTVVNGSQQGTVVNGSQQGTVCVNGSQQGTVVNGSQQGTVVNGSQQGTVVNGSQEGTVVNGSQQGTVVNRSQQGTVVNRSQQGTVVNRSQQGTVVNGSQQGTVVNGSQEGTVVNGSQEGTVGSRSRQGTVVNGSQQGTIVNGSQQGTIVSGSQQGTARKKRKRRCGTCAGCNCGRCKSCLKPTLKQTCVKRLCLSMK; encoded by the exons ATAATGATCAgagtacag ttgtgaacggaagtcagcagggtacag ttgtgaacggaagtcaagagggtacag ttgtgaacggaagtcaagagggtacag ttgtgaacggaagccagcagggtacag ttgtgaacggaagccagcagggtacag ttgtgaacggaagccagcagggtacag TGTGTGTGAAtggaagtcagcagggtacag ttgtgaacggaagtcagcagggtacag ttgtgaacggaagccagcagggtacag ttgtgaacggaagtcaagagggtacag ttgtgaacggaagtcagcagggtacag ttgtgaacagaagtcagcagggtacag ttgtgaacagaagtcagcagggtacag ttgtgaacagaagtcagcagggtacag ttgtgaacggaagccagcagggtacag ttgtgaacggaagtcaagagggtacag ttgtgaatggAAGTCaggagggtacag TCGGTAGCAGAAGTcggcagggtacag TTGTGAATGGAAGTCAGCAGGGCACAA ttgtgaacggaagtcagcagGGCACAA TTGTGAgcggaagtcagcagggtacag caagaaaaaaaagaaaacgcCGCTGCGGAACCTGTGCTGGCTGCAACTGTGGACGCTGCAAATCCTGCTTAAAACCCACACTTAAGCAAACATGTGTTAAAAGACTATGTCTTTCTATGAAATAA
- the LOC136238458 gene encoding MARCO-like protein isoform X30: MGTDGPAKGFVRRFENVSKLWRLYFDNDQSTVVNGSQQGTVVNGSQEGTVVNGSQEVVNGSQQGTVVNGSQQGTVCVNGSQQGTVVNGSQQGTVVNGSQQGTVVNGSQEGTVVNGSQQGTVVNRSQQGTVVNRSQQGTVVNRSQQGTVVNGSQQGTVVNGSQEGTVVNGSQEGTVGSRSRQGTVVNGSQQGTIVNGSQQGTIVSGSQQGTARKKRKRRCGTCAGCNCGRCKSCLKPTLKQTCVKRLCLSMK; the protein is encoded by the exons ATGGGAACCGATGGACCCGCAAAAGGTTTTGTAAGAAGGTTTGAAAATGTTTCAAAGCTCTGGAGGCTCTACTTTG ATAATGATCAgagtacag ttgtgaacggaagtcagcagggtacag ttgtgaacggaagtcaagagggtacag ttgtgaacggaagtcaagagg ttgtgaacggaagccagcagggtacag ttgtgaacggaagccagcagggtacag TGTGTGTGAAtggaagtcagcagggtacag ttgtgaacggaagtcagcagggtacag ttgtgaacggaagccagcagggtacag ttgtgaacggaagtcaagagggtacag ttgtgaacggaagtcagcagggtacag ttgtgaacagaagtcagcagggtacag ttgtgaacagaagtcagcagggtacag ttgtgaacagaagtcagcagggtacag ttgtgaacggaagccagcagggtacag ttgtgaacggaagtcaagagggtacag ttgtgaatggAAGTCaggagggtacag TCGGTAGCAGAAGTcggcagggtacag TTGTGAATGGAAGTCAGCAGGGCACAA ttgtgaacggaagtcagcagGGCACAA TTGTGAgcggaagtcagcagggtacag caagaaaaaaaagaaaacgcCGCTGCGGAACCTGTGCTGGCTGCAACTGTGGACGCTGCAAATCCTGCTTAAAACCCACACTTAAGCAAACATGTGTTAAAAGACTATGTCTTTCTATGAAATAA